The genomic interval GGGAAGGGCCTGGGCTTGAAGGTCTATACCGCAATTAAAACAGCCCCTTGGCCCAAGCCAGAGTTagccgtgggtgtctaattacagtgtagacgtaACCTCCCTGGGTACaatggtaaaaaacaaacaaacaaaaaacaaaccatctGTAGGTGGGTTTCTTCAGCACAGACACACTGCAGATCTTTCCCATTACAGACTCAGTGAGCGAGCATGAGGGTGGCTCTCCTGCTAGTGCTCTCCTCATTCAGAGGGGACAAAATGAAGATACCCACTAGTTAGTAAAATTCCATGGCCCTGTTCATGAGAGGAAGGGACTCCTGTGTTCTGGCTAAATTCCAAGTCCCTAGTTACATTCTGTATCCCTCAATTCCTCCTGCATTTTCAATAGGATACAGACATTTTCACTTCCAGTCCTAACTTCTTGTATAACGCTGCAGTGCACATTTAAATGAATTCTGTGGAACTGCAGGAAGAACTAAGGTAGGCACAATGCGATTTGTGAGTTGGAGTTTAGCTGTGTTTTGCTCAGAGGGGACCACAGCAATTCCAGTGTGTTCTCTTtgtgtgcagggggtcagacgaTGATCATAGTGATCCCTCACTTTATAATCTGTTACATTTATATGAAGTGCTCTGAgatactgcaaaaagaaaaggagtacttgtggcaccttagagactaactagctcacgaaagattatgctcaaataaattggttagtctctaaggtgccacaagtcctccttttctttttgcaaatacagactaacacggctgctactctgaaacctgagatactGTGGACGCTGTGGGAATACAAAGAGCTCACTACTAGCACTCCTGAGAAGATTTCTGATACTAGAGGGCTGTCTCATCTAGCAAAgtcataacaagatccagtggctggaatctgaagctagacaaattcaaactggcaATCAGGTGCAAATTTGTAATAAGAAGGGTCAGGGTAGAGTTTACCTGGGACAGAGTGGATCCTCAATGACTCCATGAATCTTGACATTGAGGCTAGGCTGAAGGGCCAAATCCATTTGCTGTGGATGTGGATTTTAACTACAGTTTCTGCTAAGAACTTTTTATACCGGCCTGGGGTCCACAGCTTGGCCTGGGCCATGGGGGCTGGCTAACAGAGAACAATACATGTCTAAGAGAAAGCTGTGGTAAACAGATAACCTTGTGTGTTTCAAGTCAGTAAACAGAGTCAGCATAACTCCGAATGTAATTGGGCATCCTTATTGTGAGTTATAGACGCATGAAGCGCGGAGAAAGGCCTCACGGTTACTCCCTAATGCAGGGAGGAGATAGTGGTACAATACCCCTCAGATCCCAGAGAGGCCTCTCCCCGAACTCTAATATGATTGACATGAGTTATgacaccctcccctcacagatgtaTGGAAATCCTAGCCCACGGAAATGCAAGGGTAAAACTATAAACAATCTTTAAATGTTAAATACTAATTACTGCTCTTTtgctttaaatctccaggaatgtaTCTGTTGGTCAACTGGGAAAGCtgctacctcatccccctggacCCCAAAATTAGGATTTAACCTCTACACTTTAATAGACATAGTTTGGGGGTAATTACCTCTGTGTCAGCAATATATTAATTTGGTCCATGGGCAGAaccattatgtaatcttttaaGCCACTGGCttattgtgcttatcttgtcttgctgctagaactTATCCAGGGGCTTGGGAAAGAATCCCCGTCGCTTCTCTCCACCCAGTGAGCACCAAATCTATTGTAATTAATTGttctgcagtgtctctgagcctaataagcaaagtgacactccGCCAGTGCTGtgcgtaataaactcctgtgcttgactctACACGGTGTGGATTACTGTTCCTTCCCAACCAGAAGTAaagggtttgatgcaggaattgctgggtgacATTCTCTCACTTGTGTtatacagtaggtcagactagattatcaaaACAATCCCTTCTTGCCTTAACAACTGTGACTCTGCCATAGAGGAGCACTGCTGACTCCCAGGTGTTTGAGGGAAGTGCACTGGGTTGCCACCTTGCTCACTCAGTGACTCACGAGTCACAGGCAAGTGGAGCACTGAATGCAGTTCTTTCTGTTCTGCCCAATACACTGGGTATCAGGCTAAGGGAAGATCCAGGTACTGATCTGGCTGTGTGGGAGCCAGTGGAACCACCCCtgcctgggggaggtggggagagataaGCTAATGGGACTCGCTTCCAGGCAGAAGTGTAGCAAGCATGCTGGTCAGGAGCAGGTGAACTCTCCATACTAGCACTGGGACGGAAGGGAATCTCCTCACCCAGCCATTAAGGGGATACACAGGAGAGAGCGCCTATGCACTCCTGGGGGCAGAAAGACAGGATCTTAGTGGGTCTGACaggagagaggcagtgtggcttgGTGGAAGTGCAAGAGCATGGCTTTAGTTTGACTTTTTGCCCTACCGCAGCTGGCTCGGGAGATTTTTATCTAAAATGAAAAAACAGCAGAATCCAGACTAAAGAACGGGGCCAAACACAGCGGCACTAATATAGAGattttatttcaaatgtattgaGTCTTACAGCACATTGTTCGTCACAACGCTACTGAACTGACTTGGAGGTTTTGGCCAGCATATTGTGACACTGACACCCGCAAGAGCTGAAAGCAGTTTAGATTAACCATGTCTGAATCCAAATGTCCAGGAATATGGGCCTTGACTCTCTGCTGCCCTATTGCTTGCAGTCACTTCCACTTGTGGAAAGTGAGGCCAAATCGGAATTGTACCCTCACCAGGGGATCAGTGCCTTACACCCACTCTCCTCCACAGGGGGAAATAATGCAAGGTacaaggcaggggagaatcagaagtatgacatctctctctctcccccttgttGTTTGCTCCCAGCATGGAAGAGCAAAACAGTCTGAGCAGATACAGTCTCTTAAGATGATGCTAGCTTTGTTTTCACTATTGGAAACCACGGAGGCTGAAATGTAAAAGTGCAGgaaatgaatttgttttttttaactccttcCACTGAAATCTGAAAACCACTGGGTTTTGCAAATAGAACTGGGAGGTCAGAATATGGTTTGAATAGCCTAGTGTTTGTCTGGTTATTTACTAGATAGGGAGGACTCatatccccccaccctcccaatgTGGAGTCTTAAGTAGGGTATTTGtggtctatttatttatttggagaaaaaaaaatttacccAGCTATAAAAAATGCCCATGGTTCCACACTCTTTCCTTTGCACCCACCAGCTCTCCAGATTTCTCAGGAACCAAGTATCAAACACGGCTCACAAGGATCCAAGAAAAGAGCAGCAGCTTAATCTTGTAACTCACGTCTTCCTAAGCTTGTACCCTAGTGAGCGCTCCTTAAAATGAGCTGGGATGCTTGGTGTGTAGCATATGGAAGCAATAGAGAGGCAATAACTACAGATTTCAAAATGGGTGACTCTAGAAGTTATGGCTtctgtacagcagacaggaaagGAAGTCAAGTCCAAGAGGAACTTTTAAGTGGTGTTGGAATGAACCAGAGACTGTTTCTGTCATGTAGTAGGGGCAGATGCTGCACGTCATGCCCATCACTGTATCTTCTGGTTAAGTGCCACATTAGAGTGAAAAAAACAGACTGTAGAGTCTCTGTTGGCCGGCTTTCTCCCTACCCCCAATTTGGTATCTCTGCTTCATTCTCCCTTCTTCGGGTTACATTAAGTGCACAGAAATATATATAGCAGCATTTGGACTGAAACCTTCACGCACAGCAGACAGCACGTTCCAGGAGGTCAAACGACACCCTGCGGCCGACCCTCAAGGTGCCCAGTTCTCAGGATAAAGAGCAACAGGaaaaggaggagatggaggcagcgaaggggagaaggagcagcACAGGAACACGAGTTACGTTTCCATCCCGgggcagaatcagggccattcCTGTGCTAGCACCGGGCTGTGACACTGCGAGAAACTAGAAGTAGACAGGCAGAGCAAGAAGAGAACAAAccattctcccctctccccacacagtaCTGCAGGCGGATAGTCTAGTCTAGTGCATTCACCACTCTCTACAGGACCTGGACATTGGCAGAGATTTGCTTGGCCTCGCAGAGAAGCCCCATCTTGTCTTCAGAGAGAAGGAATTCCTTTTCCgcatccaagagaaggttaaccCAGGGATTGCTAATAAGGTCAgacccctcatccacaaagccaacCTGCATATCAAACTCCATGGAAAGAGAAGCAGTGGAACCTCTAGGCTGAGCCTTTCTGAAGGGACACAGAGGACAGAGGTACCATTCAGAATCCACCCTCCTCATTCTTGTACAATGCAAACTGCCTTTCGAAGGGTGGAAAGAAGAGCTTGATTCTAAACATACCTTTCTATTGCTTTGTGGGCACTTGTACAGGCAGTCTCTGTGAAAGCATCACTTTCCAATCCATAGGAGAAAGAGATTGTAGTCTCCTATTTAGCCCTAGGTCGTCAGACCAGCATATAAGTACACTGGTACCAAGATGGGCCCACTGTATTGTCTTATCTCAATTCCTCTGCTTCAGACGGATATGGGATCAAGGAGGATTGCTGAAGACACTGCATTTGAGTTTGGTGTTCAAATGCTGCACCAAAGACCTTCACGATTCCAGTGGAGGCAGAGCTGTCCTTCAAATCTGTGAGCAAAAAGGCTTGGCATGGACAGCGTCCCTGTCTGGCATTCAACTGGAAGCTGTGGCGATGGGTTTCTTCAGGTGCTGGCTCATGAGCTCCCTAGCACGAGACACCTGGATGTGATCATAACATGAGTTGCAGACAAGGACTGGGTCGTAGAGCTGCTGATCAGGAATGGGCAGCTTCAGATGGCAGCAGCCAGCACAGAACACATTCCCACAATTCCTGTTAAGGGGTAATAAAAACAGAGAGCAGTGACACAGTGACAACTCCATAAAGGAGGCGGCCTTGTCTAGACTGGGGGAGTCTAGGGCCAAACACAATTAGCGTGTTCTTGAAGGCGTTCAGTCCTGTCTGCACTGATGTTCAACTACGTGGGAGTTGAGATGTTAGCTGCCATGTTTTTAATCATCATCTGCATTTCTAACGTTGACACGGCCAGAGGGAGGGTCAGAGACCCCAGGACAACAGCAATAAAAAAGACAGAGGGTCAGGGACTCCAGAGGGAGTGTGTGCAAGGGTGGCTGGATAGAGAAAGGGAGGATCAGTGATCCTGTGCTGGGGGGCCTAAGGAGacagaaaaggaagaacagagaCTTGGTTGGTTGGGGAGGAGATGGAAAAGAACAATGGAGATATGCAAGAGGTGGCTGAGTTTTACCTGCAGTGGTGCCTCCGCTTGGCTATCCAGAATTCACAATCACAGTTAAAACAGTGTGAGGCCATATGGTCTGGAACCCAACGTGTGACCTGGGGAAAATAACAGTCTTCATTAGCACCTCACCCCAGGAGCCTGTAACAGACTTGCGAAACAATATCATTGAGACTGGAGCGTGGATTACAGTGTGATACTGGGCCATAAAACACTGAACCATGTGGTTGGTCTGCAAAGCAAGGCATGGAGGCACAGCCTAGTGAGCCCGTACCTCACCTAGCACCAAAGGACATGGAACTGCTCCCAGGAAAGCCTGCAACCCATCCTGAGACAGCCTACCTCGCAAAGAAAGCACAGAGCCAATCCTACCATATGTCACCACCTTGCACAACAGGAACGGCTGCTCTGAGCCTAGATCCCATCCTGCCTTGTAGCATCTATCACCTTCAGACAGACAAAGCCCACCTTGCTACATATGTAGCTGTACACGGATGTACCTCAGTCTCCTTCTTATCAACAGGCTCCCAGCTTGCTTCAGACAGGCAGTCCTCACTGTGATCAGAGTAGAAGTCCTCAGTGTCACTGCTGTCCGATTCCTTTAGACAGGTCTGCAGAGAGAAAGCCAAAGTCACAAAAGTCATCAGCTCCTTCCAGCACAGACTCAAAGCGTAgtatcccctcccaccccactcagaATGGCTCCTGAAGGAGCAAGTGGCACTGTCGCTCCCCAGCTCAGGAAGCAAAGGGCAGGGAAATAAAGGAAGATTGGATGAAGGAATCTTTGGGTACTAGGAGAGTGAAGGCCAGGAGGAGGCGGTGTCTAGATGAGAGAAGGAACTCTGTTGCCTCCTGGGAAGCACAGGCTAGGAGAACCTAGAAcccctgggtgggggagaggagcaggggaggagaggagcaggggaggggaagaatgaaTCATTATCCTAATGAGCATCAAACTTGCACCAACAGGAAGTGAGGGGTAAGAGAACATGTGAGCCTGGCATCACATGCTCCCCCTGGAGTCAGGGGAGAGCAGGGACATGAAGGGCAGGATGTCACGGTTCATGGTTGGGTCAGACACTGTGGGAGATGGCACTTTATAGGCCATTACTTACAAAGTCATCTTCATAGTCCACCTGTGGCTCAGCTGGGGGGGTGCAGCAGTGACGTGTATCCAGCCTTAGCTGGAGCTCTCGCACCTGCCTGCGCAGCTGCTCCACTTCCTGCTTGTAGCTGGCTTCGATCTGCCGCAGCCTGTGCTGAATCACATCCGTGGGGAAGGGGAGCCCGTCATCATCCAGGTagagaggaggcagaggggaagagcAGCTTGGTGGTACATGCTTGCAGCCAGACACCTGCTTCAGGTGGCAGGGTAGCCATGGCCGGCTAGGCTTCCCTTCAGGGCCTGCACAATGTGCACTGGGATGGCCAGCGCACACTGGTGGTTTCACACCTTCTCTTGGAGGCCACTGGCTACTGAGGTAGAGCCCTGGCACCCACAACTGTTTGCTGCTCAGCCTCTTCTTACAGCACCCATAGGAAAGTAGCCGCCTGGTTACTGCCTCCCCACCGGGAAGCGACGTCACCATCCCCTGGAAACTGTCCCAGTTGGAACCCAGGAGGGAGAACTCGCTGGTCTGGCTCTGGAAAACGGGCCTTTGCCACAGCTCCGGTGGCACCATCCCCACCTGGACCATTTCCTCACAGTGCCCGCTCCTGCTGCTCCCACTTTTGCCAGTGTCTTTATGTTGATGAGGGATGCCTGGTATGGGGCCTGGGTTGTTCTGAGGAGAGACACTTGGTGCAGGGGTGTCCTGGCTGGGAATGCCCACTGCAGGATTTAGGGTGTCTTGCTTGGGGGGTTTCACAAGATTCCAGTTTCCATCAGATTCCAGGCCAGCTGCTTTTGGAGGATTATAGGGACATGTTTCAAGCTGCTCCACAGCTCTGACACAAGTCCTGCAGACGTTCTCCTGTCCAGGATGGTTTGGAGTGGGGCCAATGCCATCTACACCCTCCAGATTCACCCTGTGACCCATTTCTGTCTCTGGAAAGATGATGCTTGCTGGTGGAGGCACCCAGCCACTAATCAGCTTGTAGTGCGCTTGGTGATCAGTGTGGCTGCTGATGTTGTGGCTGGTTTGCAGGGGGTGAGTTTTCTCCTGCTCCACTGGCACCACGCTGCCTTCCTCAGGGTGCAGCTCGGTGCCCTCTGTGCTGGCATGTCTGGGCTCCAAGCCCATCCTGACCTCCTGACAGTGGCTGTTCAGATTGGGATCACTAGAAGTACGGGTCAGTGGGCTGCTGGAGTCACCGGCTGAAAGCAAGTCATCCATAGATCTTGTCTTTGGTAACCTGGAACCAAGAAACACAGCCTGAATCTCTGGAGAAGGAACTTTTACTACAAAAATCCCAGTACCTGCTGCTCTGTGCCACAGGGGCCCTTgcgggaggggaagggaactgCCCAGCACATAGGGCGAGGTCTCTGAATAGCGGTAGGATGCTTCAAGGTGCGACAAGAGAGCATAGTTAATAGGGTTGCATCATTACATCACCTTGGAATTTAGACTTACAGCCAACAAGTTAAAAGGGGTACTGATTCTGGGTTCCTCGCCAGCCATTTCTTGGTTTACTCACAGCTGGGACATCACCTCAGCTGGGACATCACCTCAGAGGCCTAACCAGCCAACAAGAACCTCCGCTAATCTCTAGATTCCTCatcaggctggggtgggggtggaggtaggGGTGGGGTCTACGTAGCACCAGGCAGCCGGAGGAGCTTCCCTTTGGATCCCCCAAGGTGTTACTCTCCACTGACCAGGAGGAGATGGAAGTGCCCAGGGCACTGTGGTGAACTGCCTGCGTGTGAAGGTGAAGGCAGTATCAGCGTTAGGCTGAGAATGCACAAGTCAGCTAGTTGGGAGAGGCATGGACAAGTGTCACACAAACTTCCTCTTTCACACACTGCTTCCTAGGGCGAGAAATAGACACTCCCAGTGCAGCCGGCACCACATCTGGGCACCGGTCTCCCTCCCCCTAGGCCTCACTTCTATTGCTCCCTAGGACATGTTGCTGCTCGCACCACTAGAAGGTGGCCTCAGGGCAGCTCCATGAAATCTCCCCATATGGTGCTCCTAGTATGGCGGGGAGCTGTGTACTCTCTCTTCCAGCTGTCCCAAGACTACCCTCTAGAGAGGGTGACAGGCATGTTCAGGACACTTCAGCCCTGTCTTTTCAGGACAATGGTGCTGGTGCATCTCATGGCAGATGTGCGTGTGTAATGTCAGCCAGAGAGGAGAGAGCAAGTGAGCAGGAAAGAAACCCAGGGAAAGGGAACCCAAATTGGTACTCCTTTCTCCCTACCTATCCAGAGATCTGCCACTGAACTCCTGGCTTTGGGATCCTGGGGGCAGGTAGCGGTCCATACCCTCCTCCCCTAGAGGACAGGGGGATGATGCTGGAAGGTACACTGCTGTCCAAAGATGTAGCGCTCGCACGTGGCACACTGGGTGCAGCACCTGCAGGAGGAATTATACTGAGGGACAGGACAAAAGGGAAACCCCTCCCCATCCAAGGCAAACCAGCCTCCCTTCCCGCCAACCCAATTACCCTTCCCAGAGAGTTTTGGCTGCTAGCCACAAGCCCATACAGCTGGGTTGTGGGTTGCCACTTACCTGCTCGGTGCCAGGCATGTAGAGGAGATTGTGGAAGTTCTTGTTGCCAGCTCTTAGGAGGGACCACACTGAGCAGGTGCGTTTGTAAATGTTGTGCATCTCTCGCTCATATGGATTGTTGCCCAGGAAGGTCCCATACAGGCAGGAGTATGTGTGCTGCACCAGCTTCACCTGCACCGCCAACAGAAAAGAGCAATTGCCAGGGCCCTTGGAAAGCAACTCGCCCTCACACCCACGTAACACAAATCCCACCCCACCTAAAACAGCTCACCCCACAGCacacactccagccccctgccacagctCTCCTTCCATTCTGTGGGAGAGTGTTACCCAAGGATCCCTTGATGTCAACTGGCAGAAGCTACAGGGGATGCATAGGGTTTTACAGGAATCCCCGGGTTGGATATTTGCATAATAGTTCATCAAAGAGGGGCATATGAGATCTCTACTGAGAGCCAGCAATCTACTGGTTGTTATAaccattgcaaaatgtatgtgtgGATAATGTTTAAAGGAGTTATGTACtataaaaacatgatttttaataaggtcttggagttaaggcaggtcatcAGGAGGTGCCATACCTCGGAAATGTTCCTTCAGGCAGGAGATAACTGACacttatctccctgtctggccatttgTGCATTGCATGCCTCGCAATATATGCCTATCTGCATACTGAGCCAAATGCACACTGagagattgcaaaatctacaagagagGAAATCTTCAGGAATAAACAAACAGCCGGAGGTGTCCAATTTATTAATACAAACACAGAATTGATGTGGGATATCTTGGAGAGCTAAGAAACACACTGAAGTTTTCACCAAAGAGGCAAACTGACAGCGTGCatgtctcatgaaaggagggtcaTAACCAGCCTGGCTGTTAAGCTGCAAGGATTTTGGTTGAGCAACATTCTGCAAGACATGACGGTATCTTCTTAATtaagtctaggttctagaatgtatgttatgattttattttatatgaaaccatttgtttccaatacttctacttgaaTCTCTgggctttgttaaataaacttatacttgatttcactataaacatatctaagtgctgtatGTTAAGCAGAGTGGTGATCAGAGGTggaactggtaaactggggtacaCTGTTTCTTTCAAAGCAGCAAATCTGTAAATACTGagagtgtccagtggaccagggcCTGGACACTCCCAGGAGACATTTGGAGGGCTTGAGAGTTGGAAAGCAACAATTGCTGACCTGTAGAATGACAGTGGGGGCTATGTAGGCGTAGAGAGCAGTGCCTGTGTTGCCCACGGCGGTAGAGTTGGAAGCTaacccacagcaggcacagacaaggcttcctcacagAAAAGGCAGGTAGTAGTGAGGTGCCTCGCAGCTCTGGGTACCCCCGGAAGCGTCAAAGAGAGCGTTGAGATGGGGGTTGGAGATGGCTACTGATCCTGCCATATAACAGGAGGTCAACCTTTTAAAACCCTGACCTATGTCATTTGACTGGCcagaaaacaacaacatttaGTTTTTTCCTAGTATTCCCTGTGCCTAAGACCCTTATTATCTGGTGTCAGAAATAAATTAAGTCTTTGGCATAAATGGAACAAATGAAGCCACCTGAATCCCTCAGTCTGGAAGGGAATCTGGCAGAGAACTGGAGGAGGCAGCTGCAGTGCTTCCAAGTTCTCTTGGAAACAAGTGGGATTACAGAGAAACTGGGGAGTAGGAGATCCTTCTCTCTGCTCCACGTGGCAGGCACAGAGGCCCTGGAGATCTACAGTACATCCCAGTGGGAACATGAGGAGGACTGCAAACTGCTAGACAAAATCATTCAGCAGTGTTAAGTATACTGTGATTCAGGTCAGAATGTCACTGGGAAAAGGCACATTCTTCACAAGAAACTAGCACTTTCAGACCTATGTAATTCAGTCTCATCAATTTGAACAATTAACAGATGGACTAACTAAAGACCACTTTATGAAGTAACTGATGACAAGGTTAAAGTAAGGATATTGCAAGAAGCAGACTTGACTTTGCATGGGACAGCAGACATTTGCAGGGCTAGTTAAAGCTGTACTGCCCAAATGAAAGTGTTAACAAGCTGTGAAGAACTGAAATGAATCTACTTAAAAAGAAGCATCAGTACCAGTGTCAATCAAGTACAGagatcagatttgtttttaacatgGTGGAAACTGAACAGAACCGAAGGGTGTCCAAGCATAAGGGGGACAACGTCGTGCAAACAAATCAACCATTTTTCAAAAGTATGTCACTTTCAgcacaaaatacaaacaaaaaagcaaactacATTCATTAATTCATAGCTAGAGGACAAAATGTCAAGAGAGCACTTTGTTGGGTCTTTTATTAAGTTTGCCGCTATTCTTCAACACGATGTGGGACATTGGAAATCAATGAACAAAACATTACTTTTAAAACTGATGTTGGGAATTGTGTGCAACTTATTCACAGAAAATATATACAGAGTAACCAcccattacaataaaaaaaatgaagctcTTTTCATATAGAAGGCAGAAAATGAACCCCTACAAAACTgaactattctattctattctgtctATAGCACAGATACCAACCAAAGTTTGAAATAGGAAGGTGTGTGTCTATTTGGGTCGAAGAGAAGTCTGCAAATACAGATGATCAAATGTGTAACAGgatggaaaacatttaaaaatatgatgaGGTGTTTAACAGTCTGGAATGCATTAGAGGGTTAAAATTCCCAGTGACAGAGATCTAAGTGTGTGAACAAGAGCACAGGCACCATGTAAAGTTCCTTTAGCATTGGGAAATAAGTAAAAACTGAACTAGATTGGACAGTGCATGTAAGCAAATAGCGACATCAACTGACAGCATTAACAGTGCAGTTACCATAATCAAACTAAATAGGAAAGGATTTGTACTGATACAAAAGCTTTGAATGAGGCCAGATATGAGTGCTCCCCACTCCAGCCTCACTGGCTGAATTATATGCATTTTCACTCGCCTTCTCCCTCAGCCACATCATTAGAAAACCCAATCCATAATAAAACATCTTTCACTTTTACCCAAGTCCACTTTGCTTTTCCTCAAATACAACTGCTCTGAAATGCTCAGCTGTCCTTCTGCCCTAGCTCATGTTTAGCAAGAAATAAAGACGCATTTGCTTGTGCAGCTCTTACCAGGAAAGCTTCGTTAAATTCAAACAGGCAGGGGAACTGCTTGAGCAGCTGGTGAACAGAATCTAGCCACTGAAGAAACACAGGACACTGCTCATTCTGATCTTCCACATTCTCATGGTGCCCACAGCGATCACCAAATTTGTGACCAAAATCCAGCCAGTCTGATTCAATTAGCACCTGAAACCCCtgttaaaaaaagaagaatgttAACTGCAGCGCCAGGTACCCAAGCAGGGCAAGGCAGCTCCAGTGAGCTTCTTGGAGGGCTAGAGAGAAGCTTGCACTTGTGCTAGGGTTAGAAGCAAAGCATAATGAAAGCTGGTGTTACTCTGGCTTCATGCAAGGACAAGGCCTTTTCCATAGCACTGAACTGAGACTTTCAGAAGCTATAATCCAAATATGAAGCAGTGGCTACTACATCCACATAACAAATCCCTTTGGGTGCCATGCAGAGACTACAGTGGGAAAGCTGTAAGCCCTGAACACAAGTGGTCATTCCTGAGGCAGAGGCTCATGAGAGCCCGATGCATCACAATTCAGTGGCATACAGATCCCTGAAGAATATGCGGGAAAACCCCTCCCCAACACAGCAGCGCTTGAAAATGTTGTgagacagatatggcaatttcctacaATATCACTGGGAGACCTTCTGGAATTAAGTTAAAATATCTTTGGGATCCGCTGCCTTAAATGAGTGGTCTATGTATTATTATGGACCAGCAACTTCTCAGAAGGAGAAGGAAGGtggggagatgtgacagatgtgagacctggggGTTCAAAGGACTTTGTttaacaatgtgccagacaagaatggacttttggaacaaaaagtggTGAGTGGTTTTCCTGGGAAATACCTAGCGGGG from Chelonia mydas isolate rCheMyd1 chromosome 17, rCheMyd1.pri.v2, whole genome shotgun sequence carries:
- the MTMR4 gene encoding myotubularin-related protein 4 isoform X2 gives rise to the protein MWGTGNFFFQCARRPAADVAPDVASKEVLLTQGEELIWLLYPQTTTENVSLRRISLETSTTTEESKSQKGEEGPPSLEYIQAKDLFPPKELVKEEESLQVPFTVLQGEGVEYLGHANDAVIAISNYRLHIKLKDSVVNVPLRMMESVESRDMFQLHIICKDSKVVRCHFSTFKQCQEWLKRLSRAIARPAKPEDLFAFAYHAWCLGVCADEEDQHAHLCHPGDHVKYRFEMEVVRMDFDLQNVWRVSDINSNYKLCTSYPQKLLVPVWITDKELENVASFRSWKRIPVVVYRHQPNGAAIARCSQPEISWWGWRNADDEYLVTSIAKACALNPGAKTAGGTPHNSTSEGTEACDTDFDSSLTACSSVENAGAPQKLLILDARSYTAAVANRAKGGGCECEEYYPNCEVVFMGMANIHSIRNSFQYLRAVCSQMPDPSNWLSALESTKWLQHLSVMLKTAVLVSNAVDREGRPVLVHCSDGWDRTPQIVALAKILLDPYYRTMEGFQVLIESDWLDFGHKFGDRCGHHENVEDQNEQCPVFLQWLDSVHQLLKQFPCLFEFNEAFLVKLVQHTYSCLYGTFLGNNPYEREMHNIYKRTCSVWSLLRAGNKNFHNLLYMPGTEQVLHPVCHVRALHLWTAVYLPASSPCPLGEEGMDRYLPPGSQSQEFSGRSLDRLPKTRSMDDLLSAGDSSSPLTRTSSDPNLNSHCQEVRMGLEPRHASTEGTELHPEEGSVVPVEQEKTHPLQTSHNISSHTDHQAHYKLISGWVPPPASIIFPETEMGHRVNLEGVDGIGPTPNHPGQENVCRTCVRAVEQLETCPYNPPKAAGLESDGNWNLVKPPKQDTLNPAVGIPSQDTPAPSVSPQNNPGPIPGIPHQHKDTGKSGSSRSGHCEEMVQVGMVPPELWQRPVFQSQTSEFSLLGSNWDSFQGMVTSLPGGEAVTRRLLSYGCCKKRLSSKQLWVPGLYLSSQWPPREGVKPPVCAGHPSAHCAGPEGKPSRPWLPCHLKQVSGCKHVPPSCSSPLPPLYLDDDGLPFPTDVIQHRLRQIEASYKQEVEQLRRQVRELQLRLDTRHCCTPPAEPQVDYEDDFTCLKESDSSDTEDFYSDHSEDCLSEASWEPVDKKETEVTRWVPDHMASHCFNCDCEFWIAKRRHHCRNCGNVFCAGCCHLKLPIPDQQLYDPVLVCNSCYDHIQVSRARELMSQHLKKPIATASS
- the MTMR4 gene encoding myotubularin-related protein 4 isoform X5, producing MMGEEGPPSLEYIQAKDLFPPKELVKEEESLQVPFTVLQGEGVEYLGHANDAVIAISNYRLHIKLKDSVVNVPLRMMESVESRDMFQLHIICKDSKVVRCHFSTFKQCQEWLKRLSRAIARPAKPEDLFAFAYHAWCLGVCADEEDQHAHLCHPGDHVKYRFEMEVVRMDFDLQNVWRVSDINSNYKLCTSYPQKLLVPVWITDKELENVASFRSWKRIPVVVYRHQPNGAAIARCSQPEISWWGWRNADDEYLVTSIAKACALNPGAKTAGGTPHNSTSEGTEACDTDFDSSLTACSSVENAGAPQKLLILDARSYTAAVANRAKGGGCECEEYYPNCEVVFMGMANIHSIRNSFQYLRAVCSQMPDPSNWLSALESTKWLQHLSVMLKTAVLVSNAVDREGRPVLVHCSDGWDRTPQIVALAKILLDPYYRTMEGFQVLIESDWLDFGHKFGDRCGHHENVEDQNEQCPVFLQWLDSVHQLLKQFPCLFEFNEAFLVKLVQHTYSCLYGTFLGNNPYEREMHNIYKRTCSVWSLLRAGNKNFHNLLYMPGTEQVLHPVCHVRALHLWTAVYLPASSPCPLGEEGMDRYLPPGSQSQEFSGRSLDRLPKTRSMDDLLSAGDSSSPLTRTSSDPNLNSHCQEVRMGLEPRHASTEGTELHPEEGSVVPVEQEKTHPLQTSHNISSHTDHQAHYKLISGWVPPPASIIFPETEMGHRVNLEGVDGIGPTPNHPGQENVCRTCVRAVEQLETCPYNPPKAAGLESDGNWNLVKPPKQDTLNPAVGIPSQDTPAPSVSPQNNPGPIPGIPHQHKDTGKSGSSRSGHCEEMVQVGMVPPELWQRPVFQSQTSEFSLLGSNWDSFQGMVTSLPGGEAVTRRLLSYGCCKKRLSSKQLWVPGLYLSSQWPPREGVKPPVCAGHPSAHCAGPEGKPSRPWLPCHLKQVSGCKHVPPSCSSPLPPLYLDDDGLPFPTDVIQHRLRQIEASYKQEVEQLRRQVRELQLRLDTRHCCTPPAEPQVDYEDDFTCLKESDSSDTEDFYSDHSEDCLSEASWEPVDKKETEVTRWVPDHMASHCFNCDCEFWIAKRRHHCRNCGNVFCAGCCHLKLPIPDQQLYDPVLVCNSCYDHIQVSRARELMSQHLKKPIATASS